One stretch of Nicotiana tabacum cultivar K326 chromosome 18, ASM71507v2, whole genome shotgun sequence DNA includes these proteins:
- the LOC107802694 gene encoding uncharacterized protein LOC107802694, whose amino-acid sequence MAASGFSPRVFTAFPTRIFNENARILMFSGDNYVEWKEKVLLALGCSDLDLVLWVEEPPILTELSTLENKANYERWERYNRLSLMLIKSHISQSIRGSIPNSDKVKAYMKAIDEQFVSSDKVLASTLIKRLSSMTFDKSRTLREHIMEMRDIDTKFKSLEVDMSEPFLVHFILNSLPAEYGQFKISYNTHKDK is encoded by the exons ATGGCAGCGTCAGGATTTTCCCCGAGAG TCTTTACCGCTTTTCCTACTAGGATTTTTAATGAGAATGCTCGAATTCTAATGTTTTCTGGTGACAATTATGTTGAATGGAAGGAGAAAGTCCTTCTAGCTTTAGGGTGTTCGGATCTGGACCTGGTACTCTGGGTGGAAGAACCACCCATTCTCACGGAATTAAGTACGCTAGAGAATAAGGCTAATTATGAGCGGTGGGAGCGATATAATCGCTTAAGTTTAATGCTCATCAAATCCCACATAAGCCAAAGCATTAGGGGTTCTATCCCTAATAGCGATAAGGTCAAAGCTTACATGAAGGCAATTGATGAACAATTTGTAAGCTCTGACAAGGTATTGGCCAGCACCCTTATAAAGAGGCTCTCGAGTATGACTTTCGACAAAAGTCGTACATTGCGTGAGCACATTATGGAGATGAGAGACATTGATACTAAATTCAAGTCCCTTGAGGTTGATATGTCTGAACCATTTCTTGTGCATTTCATTCTCAACTCACTTCCTGCGGAATATGGCCAGTTCAAAATTTCTTACAACACACATAAGGATAAATGA
- the LOC107824127 gene encoding osmotin-like protein — protein sequence MASSSTKTLLSLSLCLTLCALSQATYSGLILTLVNNCPYTIWPAIQPNAGHPVLERGGFALHTLTHRSFAAPTTHWSGRIWARTGCSYAHGKFSCATGDCGGRIECEGLGGATPATLAQFALHHGHADFSSYGVSLVDGFNIPLTVTPHEGKGQCPVVGCRAEILQTCPAVLQLRSHGGHGPVVGCKSGCEAFKTDELCCRNHFNSPQTCKGSSYSEFFKHACPATFTYAHDSPSLMHECSSPRELKIIFCH from the exons ATGGCTTCTTCTTCTACAAAAACTTTACTTTCACTCTCTCTCTGTTTAACCCTTTGTGCTCTCTCTCAAGCCACTTACTCTGGTTTAATTCTAACCCTAGTTAACAACTGTCCTTACACTATCTGGCCTGCCATTCAACCAAATGCCGGTCACCCAGTTCTCGAACGCGGTGGCTTTGCACTTCACACACTCACACACCGCTCTTTTGCCGCACCGACTACCCACTGGTCCGGTAGAATCTGGGCTAGAACTGGTTGTAGTTATGCTCACGGTAAGTTCAGCTGCGCCACCGGTGACTGTGGGGGCCGTATTGAGTGTGAAGGACTTGGTGGGGCCACCCCTGCCACGTTGGCACAGTTTGCTCTACACCATGGACATGCTGATTTCTCGTCTTATGGTGTTAGCCTTGTCGATGGTTTCAATATTCCTCTAACTGTAACTCCACACGAAG GTAAAGGACAGTGTCCAGTTGTTGGGTGCAGGGCTGAAATTTTGCAAACTTGTCCAGCAGTTTTGCAGTTAAGGTCACATGGTGGACATGGACCTGTTGTTGGGTGTAAGAGTGGGTGTGAGGCTTTTAAAACTGATGAACTCTGTTGTAGGAATCATTTCAATAGTCCACAGACTTGTAAGGGTTCGAGTTATTCAGAGTTTTTTAAGCATGCTTGTCCTGCTACTTTTACTTATGCTCATGATAGTCCTTCACTCATGCACGAGTGCTCGTCTCCGCGTGAGCTAAAGATCATTTTCTGTCACTAA